The Choristoneura fumiferana chromosome 5, NRCan_CFum_1, whole genome shotgun sequence region GCTCAATGTGCCGCTGGTTGTCCCTTACCATGTACAAAATAGCGCCCCGAATGATGTTAACTTTGCTGCGGAAGGGCGCCAGCGCAGAGAGCACTTCCGTCGGGCCGACCGGGCGGTAGTTGCCGCTGTTCTCGCACGCCGCCCAATGGCCAAGCCTTATGAAGCAGTACCCTGCGAAGCAGTAACAATACACTGTCTCAGTAGCGTGTCGAAACCATTATGCCCACTTTTCACCACGAGCCAAGCGAACTCCGCACAGACTCAGTTCAACTTACATCGATCGGCCGCATGGAAGTACATTTTCTTGGGACGAGTCGCCTTAAAGGCCAAAGATACTGTATGTGCTTGgttttgtttcatcatcatcagccggaagacgtccactgctgaacaaaggcctcctaattagaacgccacaatgaacgacaattcgccacttgcatccaccggttacccgcaactctcaaaaagtcgtcagtccacctggttggcggcctgccaacgcttcgtcttccggttcgtggtcgccactcgccactcgaggacttttcttcgcCAACGGTTatcctgttcttcgagcgatgtggcccgccgaGCGGTGTGGTTTTGtatacttgtttttaaattgtactagccgttacccgcgactccgtccgcgtagaattcatttatcgctgtcccgcgggaactatgcaattttccgggataaaaacctatcctatgttcttccccggggCTGaaactgtataccgaatttcatttaaatcggttcagcggtttagacgtgatgaggtaacaaacaaacagacttacaaactttcgcatttataatattagtgggatatcaGTTGCTTTATATAGGAGATCGGGACGTGCACTCGTGAgaaatccattatggacgatCGGGAAGACAAGGTCCATACAGTGCCGGAAATCTCCAAAACCCTGGAGCTTACTACGGGGAGGAGAGGGTTGGAGAGGTTACAAATCTAGCAACAGAGTCTTGCTTTAGTCATTTGCTGGAAAGCCTGGAGAGGCGCATGCATTCTCACGTTAGGCTCTTTGCTTCGGGCTACTAGGGTCGGTATTTTTTGTTGATCACCATTGGTTTCTTGCTTGACCGACCCTGGACATTTGCATACAACATGGAAGTACTTCCACTGAACTTCTCTGAAGTTGATCGTTGCAAGTTAAGCTGACTGCTTACGGAGTAGTGCTTATGAGGCAAGCGCTGCGTAGAAGTTCCACGAACGAgttggatggatgacctggttacagccgcgggttcacggtggatgcaggccgcttcaaaCCGAAGCCACTGGAATTCTATGGGGTGACGTCGTAcggctgatattatgatgatgacgatgaagggttttttttaaagttcacaAACACTTACCGGTGCAGAAGGAGTCCCATCCCGCTTCGTGGTAAGACTGCTTAACGTCAAACGGCGTACTCAGCTTTATTAGGTTGACGCCATTTTGTAATTTCCTACATTTCGCCTCCGAAAAGAATTCGTACAGGCTGgaaatttaaaatgaattgATAGTAATGAAATCGCTGGCACTTTTTTAGGTGGATTGGTTGCTGTAAACTAGTGTTAGGTAGTTTTAGGGAATATACAAACTATCTCcactccataccaaatttcatctaaagcaTAGGTTCAGCGGTGTAAGCGTAAACAGTTTACACACAAATAGAAAGACCGAGTTAATTTCGTTTACTACTTTCATTTATGAATTTTATACTTACTCTTGCAACGCGTTTGATTTCCAAACTTCATCGAACGACAACTTTTTCGCCATAACATGTGAAATATACTTCGTGTCATAAATATTTGGAAACATGTTGTTGATATTCCTTTTGAATGTCGAATATTTCTTAGGCAACGGTCCTATAAACTGATTATGTAGAAGCACCGTGTCTAGGAAAATATTGTGTCCCATTATAGGCTTTTTGTACGATTCTAGGAGGGATATGATTTGTGAGAAACCTAGTAGGTGGCTCATTAGATTTTCTTCGAGAATAGCCATTGGTGCGCTGTTTGCACCGTCCACATATTTATCTTTGTACAATAAAACCTGCAATGacaacaaacaataattattgaCAGTGATAAAATTGTCAGTAAGATAAAAGTTCAAGTCCATGCTAGGAACATAGAATAGAATAGTAGCCATAAGACTATCTATGAAAATGAGCGAAGATTACTTAAGATTTAGTTAAGGCTACTACATCGCACCAGTACCTATAAGTAAACCTcgataatacaatacaatacaatacaaagactctttattgtacaccagacatagtaagcgatacaaaaaacaaattattaaaattacaaggtaagcaataataagctttttcccagagataagaccaagctagataagagaatataaataaattgctcgtttaaaggtattagatagatagatagattaacgTTATTCTTTTCTTATTAAGATAAGAACacaaagtattaaattatttactgaaTGCATGGTCAATCAGCAATTAAAAAGTGTGGACCCTTAATGTGAACGATCCCTTATCAATTAACGAAGGTGTaggttggtcctgctcacgtctcttAAATCGCCCTATATATGTAGATGATTATTCTGGGAAAAAAGGCGTTCGACTttgtcgcatatatacaaggCCGGGTAAGCTGAAGAGGTCCAGTAACCGCTTTAGGTCAGCTTTGTATTGAGCAACAAATACTGCCGAACCACCAGTGCCGATCCGTTTTTCTGTATCTCATCATCCGTCTGGAGATTCCTCTTGTAGTAAACAAGGATGTTTTAAATCCATTCGGCGAATTTGAGGTAAGTGAGGTTTAAGGTCAGTATGGTGATGgttacaaatcaaatatataAGTGTAACAAAACGAAAAACCTTAATTTGTCTACTGGCCGAAACAGAGCTGTAAGAATGAGAATCTATAAAAAGCTATCCAAATCCAGCGACACAGACAGTAAATTCTAATTTGGTAAAACTACAAGCTTAAAAATTACCTTGTTACTATTACCTAGGCTATCTGTGGTCAGAACCTCGGGAAATCGTAACCTGATTTCGTTGTGGACGACGTATCGCAGCACGGGACTGTCTATGTCTATGTACATTGTGTCCTCTTCTTTGCTGGCAAGCCATCTGGAAATAAGTACTAAAAGCTTAACCAACTTACgctggggctgtttcaccacccattcattaattttatttgacggataaatgtgatgccgtctccgtctatttgaacaaaacaaacagagacggcatcacatttatatatcaaataaatttaatcaatggatggtgaaacaggggataaataaaataccttaaGCCTAACTAAATTCGAAAAGTGGTAacacccccgacattgtcaattGTCATCTACGCTGCGGTTGACGCTACATATGCGTGGTattagctccagtaaacttcagtaagctggttgagaaagcaagataaatacgaacttttccgacaaaatacgatggaaaaacattattcaatagatctgtacatTATGCTACCATGTCACAGACAGACttggtgtcaaacttacaagtcttataacaccctctttttgtgtAGGGGGTTAAAATTATAGAATTTATGTTCAAATTCCTCTATAACTTTTttcttaagatttttttgagTAATAACAAATCGATTGacaccttatttattaaaatcagacGAGTAATCTTGATgctaaatacaaacatacatagactgctaaaatcattactcttcctttggctttgccgtagttgAGTAAAAAAAGTTCCAAGCAAGGGTTGCATGGTCAAACCTGATAAGTCTAGTTGTCATTTTACAGGGATTCTGAATATAAAAAGATGTTTCACATAGTGTTCAGCTTTCAGCTAAGTACTCAATTATTTCAGTTTTGATCATGATCACACACCACAAGTAGTGGCTTTAAGAAGTTGTTGAGCacatagatttgttaaaaagttcCAAGAAAGATAAGTTTGTAAcacttcaatttaattttaaacctcCCAAAACATGGcatttagaaaaataactttgactttgacttttgactttgtcCTTCTAATAAATAAGAGATTAAtaaaagataagataagatgagCTCATTCCATGGTGGCTGTGGATTCCTGATTTATTTTTGCATCACTCTTTGCAATTAAAAGACTAAAGGGATAGATTCACACAGAGTTAAcccatactttttatttttttattttttttattggactggatggctaacgagcaagtgggtctcctgatggtaagagatcaccactgcccataaacatctgcaacaccaggggtattgcagacgcgttgccaacctagaggcctaagatgggatacctcatgtcCAGTAATTTaaccgactgtcttactctccacgccgaaacacaacagtgaaagcactgctgcttcacggcaggattagcgagcaagatggtggtagcaatccgggcggaccttgcacaaggtcctaccacctgcaaaaatactTTCATACTAATTATATAAACGCACAAATTAAATCTGTCTGTTAACTCTGCTATTTACACTTCAACTGCTGAACTGATTGAAATGATATTGGCATAACAATAGTTTgggaccctgggaaggacatactaggatagtttttgtctcGGAAAATCGCATACTTCCAGTGGGATAGTGCTAAATATATtctagttttcttttaattttaggaTAGATAAACACTTACTTAGAGACCTCAGAGCAGTAATGCTGTAGTAGTTTCTCTTCATCCATGTCCAGCATTCGGGTCAGGTTCTTGAACATCTGGTTATCTTTTAAGTGTTGTCGCACCCTGACTTCTTCCTCTTTGCTAAGGTATGGAAGACCTTCATATGTGAACTGAAATAGTATTTATAACAAGATTTAGTCTCTACAagcaagagagagagagagctatggagagccttgggggaggcctatgtccagcagtggacgtctttcggctgacatgatgaagcaAACATAGTACCTACTTGAAACCAATATTTTTGTTGACTAATACTTgcattgtatatatttatactaaatttcaaatcaatctatGGTATGTAGATGTGACACTAGAAATTTGCCTCACAAGATTTGTTTAttgacagacacacaaacacaggGACAGGTGAAAATCCtgcaaaagcttgtaaaaatctgCTAAGTGTATGTCAGTCAAAGCATAGACATGTATATGCAGTAAGCATGAAATTGTAAATCAGTgcttacactttttttttatctattattttaaCGAGgatttagtacaccaaatgtgactatgtcagccacATGAGGAGCCTcagttatatacaccacactacagatattatgctctcccttgcactgaaaccacgtctctggatgcaaaggcctgtagctaatgaatctgtaaatcagcattgcttcttctgaaagcggtcgacttagaattacatttacacctccatcgCTAACAATTGTCCTTCTATCTGCCCATCGCATAGCTCAGTTCGTCCTAAAACCATAATCAGTACTTCTGCAGATTAAAAACTTACATGGCACAGGCTGTACTTTGGCAGAGGCTGAAATTATATTTACcttgttaaaattaaagttgTGGCGACAGAGGAACTTAAGCGTGGACGCCTGGAATATGAATGACTGGTCAACATCTCCGAAGATTTGTGGACACAAGTGGAATGTGTACCCTGTGGCCACATATGTATCATGGTCCCGGTCATACTGGAACATTGTCAATCCCACTTGTGTCATGATCATTTTACTCACTTCAGTCTTGATCCTGTTGTACCTTTCTTCATTTGTATCAAACAATctgtaatgtgtttttttttattaaattctgatATTCACTATAATTTgtctatttaaagaaaaaaactgattttttttctgaagaAATGGGGTGGCAAACAAGCATGTGAATTACTCCATGGTCTGTGAGCATCACTATCCATGACCACCCACAACAACAGTGAATTGCAGATGCATtattgccagcctagaggccaGGCTAGGCTAGGGGGGTAGGCTGTTCAGGCTATGAAGAGGTATTCCTCTTGTGgcaaaaattttacttttgtatttgacACAGATCcatgcctatgtccagcagtggacgtctttcggctgacatgatgatgtaaAATTACAGACTAAAATTCAGGTTTATTTCATTTCCTGCATGCAAAGCGTtaataacctcctaacgcccaagtcacatttttgatttatgaacatcaaactttatgtcatttatgatagtttggtttaaaattacaatacatcctttataaaggactgggcgttaggaggataacaAGTATGCTACAATGCAGGTGGtttataaaaacatacttaacaaCATCGACATAGATGTAGACATATAGACATAGATCTATATTATAAGAAAACGGTTAACAATTTTAGCTAGGTTTGCGAGTGCATTACTGCCAAGCTTATTTCAATCAggtgtggtaaatttcaagcaTAAGATTTTATACAGTttttgtaacaatttttttttcataaagtcAAACTAAGGTTGTACTGTAGCAAAGGGGGCAAAGACTGAAGTCATAATgatacatattttaaatgatgttatTGAATAGAATATGGTAAAAATAAGCATATTTTACTTGAGCAActtttgtctgtaatcaaaaatgGCCAAGATATAGGGACCCCAAAGTTTGAAATTTAGGTATgacaagcgaagcgaggagtggttagtttgAATTGTGACCATCAAATTAAGCCGTTAATCTTAGCTTTTGTTACATCAAAGTATAAGTTGAATGctcattttctttcttctacATCTCCTATCTCATCTGTAGTTGGTCACAGAGAAAAGTACCCCTATTAAAAGATGCTCATTTTAAcactaacataaaaaaaattgtttcaaattttgTCCTGGCTCCATAGTAATTTTGCTTGAAAATTTTGTccaaaaaattttattttttttttcgctttttttctaaaatatagCTGTCTTTATTGATTCCTGTTTTAACGCgttttaagcaataaaaaaataatatggtgGGCACCTTTGGTATAGTCTGACCCAAACTCACAGTCACTACGATCTATTTGTGAACATACATTAGCCTGAATTACGTAGTAaggaaacaaagaaaaaacaacaaaaaaatatttcagttctTTGAATATATTGTGGAAAGTATTACCGATGTTTAAAGCATTCTCCCGATAATATTGCCGTAAATTCCGCATCAAAACCTATGAAACAAGATTTTTTCAAGTTCTTGGTTATGTTTTCGAATTGCTCTGCAAAGTTTTGCCTTGTTATTTCCATCTTCGAGTTATTTTATTCACGCGTTTGTGCTGCAGTCAGATTAAAAATTAGCTGTTATTATTCTTACCAatcgttaaattaaaatttgcaaaaaatatgcTAAAACTGCGtgagtttttagaaataaacAACGTAGGTAAACGTCGTCAGTAGCAGTGTTACCAGGTCCAATTTGAAAAACACAGGAGATATATGTCGTAAAAAACAggagatttgaaataaaaacaggaGAAAAAAATGGCCTCGTAAACCATTTATGGaagcatgttttatttattatattcccTAGGTTATTGAATTTATGGTTTATttttaccattttcattgaCTACAAAGGatgaatattgtttttcaactacttacataaatttacttaaaagtaaaaagaTAATATTAACTtggtttaatttaagtaatttatttaaagtaacaaGCTATAAATCCTATCTCGCTAGCTGCATAACTCAAAGTAATTTAGTGATTTAAAGGTATTTAAATCCTATCACCGACAGCTCATATAAAATATCTAAGTATTTAACTTAAGTAACCATTAGAAGTCTCTGAAAATGGAAGCTAGAATAGACTAATTGGCTTACCAAAAGACTAAGCACCAATTACTTGTAGGTACAATTCTTTATAATATGTCTCATCTGCAAAGGAAGTGTTTCCTTACTAAGGTTCAAAGTGacatacagccttattcataaaaagttagagcctccttgaaggctccttgaaggcccgatgctaaaaaacatgattcataaacgtctgttagcgctaatcagtcgatcaaggctctgctaaagttagaggaccgtagaccctcctttatctccctgctaagtcacaaaatggccgccacaagtttgaacagctgactttgacaagagcaaaaaaccatacagaagatatttatgaaaaaggcgggaaacTGTTAAACTTGGCGGACgcgttttttttgaaaatttcttttaaatattctttttatcTGTAAATATAGGATCAAATAAGgtgtaaagtaaaaatttagattctgtgtatatattttatttaattttgtgtagTTCTAGAAGAATATGGTAagtattagttaattttatactttaaaTATGAGTAAAGAGGAGCCCCAGATCCTGGGGGTCATCTTCACTGCAACCACCATCACCTGCTTATTATGCTACGGTAAACAACAATAGCGAAGATAACAACATAATCACAAAGACAATGACTCAGTCATGGGCTTTGATTCTGATGCGTCTCACGCTTCAGCATCGGCCGAAAATTCGAAAACATCTCGTAACGTTCTTTTGTTCGACACATTTGCAAAACGTGTAACAAAAAAACGAGACATCGGAATAACAGTGGCTCTGACCCTAATAAATCTTGCAATTG contains the following coding sequences:
- the LOC141427991 gene encoding pre-piRNA 3'-exonuclease trimmer-like isoform X3, whose amino-acid sequence is MIMTQVGLTMFQYDRDHDTYVATGYTFHLCPQIFGDVDQSFIFQASTLKFLCRHNFNFNKFTYEGLPYLSKEEEVRVRQHLKDNQMFKNLTRMLDMDEEKLLQHYCSEVSKWLASKEEDTMYIDIDSPVLRYVVHNEIRLRFPEVLTTDSLGNSNKVLLYKDKYVDGANSAPMAILEENLMSHLLGFSQIISLLESYKKPIMGHNIFLDTVLLHNQFIGPLPKKYSTFKRNINNMFPNIYDTKYISHVMAKKLSFDEVWKSNALQDLYEFFSEAKCRKLQNGVNLIKLSTPFDVKQSYHEAGWDSFCTGYCFIRLGHWAACENSGNYRPVGPTEVLSALAPFRSKVNIIRGAILYMDLADEDPPRQRPELLHVRSLQERVLNVEKIASLLAGLGSIDVKPYDSRSALVAVGTQHTVDKILKQYRDSREYKISMYNVYRHSMQARMAVWGSAIITGSLLLYVLHKSVK
- the LOC141427991 gene encoding pre-piRNA 3'-exonuclease trimmer-like isoform X2, which translates into the protein MEITRQNFAEQFENITKNLKKSCFIGFDAEFTAILSGECFKHRLFDTNEERYNRIKTEVSKMIMTQVGLTMFQYDRDHDTYVATGYTFHLCPQIFGDVDQSFIFQASTLKFLCRHNFNFNKFTYEGLPYLSKEEEVRVRQHLKDNQMFKNLTRMLDMDEEKLLQHYCSEVSKWLASKEEDTMYIDIDSPVLRYVVHNEIRLRFPEVLTTDSLGNSNKVLLYKDKYVDGANSAPMAILEENLMSHLLGFSQIISLLESYKKPIMGHNIFLDTVLLHNQFIGPLPKKYSTFKRNINNMFPNIYDTKYISHVMAKKLSFDEVWKSNALQDLYEFFSEAKCRKLQNGVNLIKLSTPFDVKQSYHEAGWDSFCTGYCFIRLGHWAACENSGNYRPVGPTEVLSALAPFRSKVNIIRGAILYMDLADEDPPRQRPELLHVRSLQERVLNVEKIASLLAGLGSIDVKPYDSRSALVAVGTQHTVDKILKQYRDSREYKISMYNVYRHSMQARMAV
- the LOC141427991 gene encoding pre-piRNA 3'-exonuclease trimmer-like isoform X1 is translated as MEITRQNFAEQFENITKNLKKSCFIGFDAEFTAILSGECFKHRLFDTNEERYNRIKTEVSKMIMTQVGLTMFQYDRDHDTYVATGYTFHLCPQIFGDVDQSFIFQASTLKFLCRHNFNFNKFTYEGLPYLSKEEEVRVRQHLKDNQMFKNLTRMLDMDEEKLLQHYCSEVSKWLASKEEDTMYIDIDSPVLRYVVHNEIRLRFPEVLTTDSLGNSNKVLLYKDKYVDGANSAPMAILEENLMSHLLGFSQIISLLESYKKPIMGHNIFLDTVLLHNQFIGPLPKKYSTFKRNINNMFPNIYDTKYISHVMAKKLSFDEVWKSNALQDLYEFFSEAKCRKLQNGVNLIKLSTPFDVKQSYHEAGWDSFCTGYCFIRLGHWAACENSGNYRPVGPTEVLSALAPFRSKVNIIRGAILYMDLADEDPPRQRPELLHVRSLQERVLNVEKIASLLAGLGSIDVKPYDSRSALVAVGTQHTVDKILKQYRDSREYKISMYNVYRHSMQARMAVWGSAIITGSLLLYVLHKSVK